A region of Dermochelys coriacea isolate rDerCor1 chromosome 1, rDerCor1.pri.v4, whole genome shotgun sequence DNA encodes the following proteins:
- the CFAP97D2 gene encoding uncharacterized protein CFAP97D2 isoform X2: protein MLFKMHRAYQPSLPCGNKYLQQKWDKANYEEHKKRLEKERLSVIERDNHLLLEKISCIMRTKGRIDNKNYCQAKSLNREKREKELLRVSQENRAILDRITKCEPQYQVQRWHEDWQRAEKYMDSIARYPRGWCKLQNQKEQKLNKKASKQEREKKR, encoded by the exons ATGTTGTTTAAGATGCATAGAGCCTACCAGCCAAGTTTACCTTGTGGCAACAAATATCTTCAGCAAAAATGGGACAAAGCAAACTATGAAGAGCACAAGAAAAGG CTTGAGAAGGAACGGCTTTCAGTCATTGAAAGAGACAATCATTTGCTGCTGGAGAAGATTTCCTGCATCATGAGGACGAAAGGGCGAattgataacaaaaattactgtCAGGCCAAAAG TTTAAACAGGGAAAAGCGAGAGAAGGAACTACTGAGAGTGAGCCAAGAGAACCGGGCCATTCTGGATAGGATTACAAAGTGTGAGCCTCAGTATCAAGTTCAGAGGTGGCATGAAGACTGGCAAAGGGCAGAAAAATACATGGACAGCATTGCAAGATATCCTCGTGGGTGGTGTAAATTGCAGAATCAAAAG gaacaaaaattaaacaagaaagcatcaaaacaagagagagaaaaaaagagataa
- the CFAP97D2 gene encoding uncharacterized protein CFAP97D2 isoform X1, whose product MLFKMHRAYQPSLPCGNKYLQQKWDKANYEEHKKRIQTAKPVVDTTTPLTYGHLHLKLKKLKLEKERLSVIERDNHLLLEKISCIMRTKGRIDNKNYCQAKSLNREKREKELLRVSQENRAILDRITKCEPQYQVQRWHEDWQRAEKYMDSIARYPRGWCKLQNQKEQKLNKKASKQEREKKR is encoded by the exons ATGTTGTTTAAGATGCATAGAGCCTACCAGCCAAGTTTACCTTGTGGCAACAAATATCTTCAGCAAAAATGGGACAAAGCAAACTATGAAGAGCACAAGAAAAGG atcCAGACAGCCAAACCTGTAGTGGACACCACTACTCCTCTAACATATGGCCATCTTCACTTGAAGTTAAAGAAGCTAAAG CTTGAGAAGGAACGGCTTTCAGTCATTGAAAGAGACAATCATTTGCTGCTGGAGAAGATTTCCTGCATCATGAGGACGAAAGGGCGAattgataacaaaaattactgtCAGGCCAAAAG TTTAAACAGGGAAAAGCGAGAGAAGGAACTACTGAGAGTGAGCCAAGAGAACCGGGCCATTCTGGATAGGATTACAAAGTGTGAGCCTCAGTATCAAGTTCAGAGGTGGCATGAAGACTGGCAAAGGGCAGAAAAATACATGGACAGCATTGCAAGATATCCTCGTGGGTGGTGTAAATTGCAGAATCAAAAG gaacaaaaattaaacaagaaagcatcaaaacaagagagagaaaaaaagagataa